GGCCTATCAATATGCGCTTCCATTTCAATGAGGTCGATAAATTCAATGTATTCCTTCAAGTTCGCTCCAGGCGACTGGGTGTCGATCGCGATTGGCAACACGCCTATGTTATTGGATTTGGTATTCGGTTTAATTAGGGGTGCTTAACTATGGTTTTAGAGCACAATTAATGCTGGATTGAGAGCTCAGTATGGCTGATGCTTAGAGCTTACCGCTATGAAAATTCTCAATTGGATCCTGTGCTTCCTCTTTCTTCTATCTGCCGTACTTCAATACAATGACCCGGATCCTTTGCTATGGATGATTATGTGGGGAGCCGCAGGCGTGGCCTGTTTGCTTTATGGGATTGGCAAACTACCCAAGTGGTTGCCGATCTTGGTTGGTGGTGTTGGTCTCGTTTGGGGCTTGGCTCTTATTCCCGGTATTATTCGCACCGCGGGTGACATTCGCTGGAACGAAGTTTTCATGCAGGCAAGTATGAGCAACATTACGGTCGAATGGGTGCGTGAGATGGGAGGTGTCTTCATCATCGCGCTTTGGATGGGTGTGCTGATTTTGAAGAGTCGTAAGACGACTTAGTTTTGTGATTCTCAGAAACGCTTTAAAGAGTAGCACAGGCATCTTGCCTCTTTCGGCATTGCTGGAAGCAATAGCCCTACCACTTATTAGAATGTAGCCAAGGTCGTAAGACCATGGACAGTTGTCCGAACGCTTGCCGAATTTATTCCAACCCCAGTCGCTCAAACTGCTCGGGCGGCGCATCCAAGCGTTCCATTTCTCGTACTAACAGGTCTACCATACTCGACTCAGCCTCTGGATCATCTACAGGAGATTTCTGCTCATAATCGTTCTCCAAGTCGAAGAGCAGGGTTCCGAATTCGTGTTGAATCGATTGATGGACCGGACCGGAAGCGATCTTCATGGTTCGGCATCCTTTGGTAAATGGAAAGGGTTCTTGTAGTTGAATATCCTGTAACTCATCCACGTCGAAGGTGTGGGGCAAATGAGTAGGCATCAGCGTGTATTGATAAAGGGGGGTATTGTCCGGCGTGACTGGACCTCGCATGTAAAGCCAACGACCATCGGTAATGTTGACCTGCCCGCCGAAGATGCCAAAGAGCGCCGTGTCTCGGATGGGTTGATCGTCTGCGACCGTCTTAGCGATCGATTGTCCTGTCATCGTAGACGTGGCTGGCAAGTCGAAGTACTCGAGCAAAGTCGGTGCGAAATCAATTAACTGCACTAGCGATTGCCTGCGTTCATTCTTCTTCCCACTTCGAGGATCCCAAACCCATAAGGGGATGTGGGCAATTTCGTTATACAGCGGCATGCGATTCTTTCCCCACCAGTCGTGTTCGCTGAGTAGGAACCCATGATCCGTGCACACGATGAGCATGGTGTCCTCCCATAGATTAAGTTCATCCATGGTATCGAGAATACGCCCTAAGTGCTCATCACACATGCTCAAATCAGCAGCGTATTCGTATCGCACATGCTCAACCGCATCTCGATCAGCCTCATTGACCGGTCGGTACTCCGGCCAGTCGTACTCCCCGCCTTCGTATTCGTGTGGATAAAGAGACTTATGCTTCTCGTGAGTGAAGTAGGGTTCGTGGGGATCAAAGGTCTCTATCTGCAAAAACCAGTTATCTTGATCGGCGTTCGTTCGAATGAAATCAAGTCCGTGATTGAACGTGTGGTTAATGGATTGCTTTTCAGGGGTATCCATGTGTTTGCGGTTCACCCAATTCTGACGGTTCTTTTGCCGCTCAAGATCTTGATGTAATTCTGGTAGATCTGGATCTTTCACTTCCCCCTTCCAAGGATCCCATTCCTGACCACGGATGAATTCCCAAGTGTTGTAACGGGTGTGGTAGGTAGCACCCCCTTCTTCGAAGTAGTGGTAGTGATCGGTTACTAAATGGGTGTGAACGCCGTTGTTCTTCAGTATCTCCGGGACGGAATCGTCGAAGGGTTCGATGGGTCCCCAGCTGCGATGAAGAAACCCCGGTCGTCCTGTATGCATGTCTCGTCGTGCGGGCATACATGGCATGCTGCCTACCCAGGCGTTGTCAAAGGTGACGGACTTCTCACCCAGGCGCTGGAAGTTGGGAGCATGGGTCCAATCACAACCATAGTTTGGCAAGAAATGCCGATTCAAGGTATCAAACATTACCATGATGGCTTTCATCGGTGACCTCTCTGTTTCTGCAATTGTTGGGTGGGGTTGATAGCCGGTTTTTAGGTTAACGTTATTCATTACGACTCTAGTAGCTGTACTTAAAGTTCTCAATGTCCTCCGCGTAATAAGTCGTGATCAACTCTTTCGTTTCTTGATCGAGAATATCACGGTAATCCACTTTCTGGGAGCGATTGATATGTGGCAAAGGTTCGATTGAGTTTACTAGGTCTTTGAGCTTGGAAAGGTTCTCATGAATCGACTCAACTCTGCCGAGAAAATACATTTCTACAAGTTTACCTGTATTGTCCTTCAGCCATTCACTTTGAGGGTTCCATTGGGTGTTGGGATAGGAATGCTTGAGTGCGCCCTCATCAAGCAGGTGGGCACACTCATTGATACTGGCATCTTTCAATATCTCATAATCCTCGTGTATGCCGTATGCCGATTTCTCTGGGTTAATATTGTTGTGATGATGGCTGATATCCATCCTGGCATAATTATAGAGAGACACGAAGTGGTCCCATGGATTCCTAGTCAAAGCGATGATCTTTAGCTCTTGAAAATGCTCGGGGAGAATTTGGTTTTGGAAATCACTCAAGTATTGGTGGCTCGGCTTCTCTATTTTCAGCAATTTGCACAGACTGGTGCCGGCATTTTTGGGAATGTGAATGAACAGGAATCCCTTTCGAAAATTAGCATTTGCTGGAAGCTTTGGGTATGCATTTGAAATGCAATTTTATAAACCGCTTAATCCTGCCACTCATCGACTTCTATCCAATAGGGCCGCGTATGGGTTGCAACGATATTCAAATGGGGCGTTGGGCTCCTTCCTCCCGGAGTCTATGGTCACAGTTTGTCAGACGAGAAGCAGGTACATCTGATGATAAGTTGTTGCCCGATCGGAAATATAGAGAAAATGAAATGCTTCTATTCAGTAGTTATCCCGCCCATAATCAGACACCTTATCCCTTTTAGGAGTTCATGATCATCAGTATCATTATTTGTTGCTACAATAGCCGAGATCGAATCGCCCCAACTTTGGCGCATGTTCGAGCTCTCAAAGTCCCCGATAATGTAAGGTGTGAACTGGTGATCGTAAATAATGCCTCGACCGATGATACGGCGGAAATAGTTAAGAGCTTTCGTAATGCCATTAGATCTGAGGTGTTAGATGTGATCATTCTAGAAGAAGCTCGGCCTGGCCTAAATCATGCGCGAGAAACCGGTATCTCATGCTCAAGCGGCGAGTATGTTGTTTTATGTGATGATGACAACTGGCTGGACCATCACTATATCACCCATGTTGTGGAGTTCTTCGGTAGCCATGAGGAAGCAGGAATTGTGGGAGGTAAAAACCACGCTGAATTCGAGTCCGAACCACCGAAGTGGTTTAATGAAGTAAGGAATAACTTTGCCGTAGGACAATTTGGCGAAGCCATTCTAGATATAACAGATTTGAGAGGCTTTGTGTGGGGTGCCGGGATGGCGTTTAGACGAACGGTGTATGAGGATCTAAAGAAGATGGGGCATCAGATGCTTACTTCCGATCGATCAGGGAAATCGCTAAGTTCTGGAGGAGACTCGGAATTCTGTTTTGCGGCCCGTTTATTGGGTTATAGAATTTATTACCATCCGGATCTACAACTGAAGCATTATATTTCAAAAGAGCGGTTAGCATTCTCCTACATTCAAAAGCTGAGTTTTTCCTTTGGTCGTGCAACGCCGATGCTCGATTGTTATAAAAAGAAATACCATGAGCAGCCGGAAACCGTTCGGCCTTCTTTGTGGATTTCTGAAGTCAAACGGCAGGTGCAATTTTGGCGCATAAGAAAAAGGGACTCTTGATCTATCTCTTCACCAAGCGGGAGGATATGCGAACCATCAATGTAGCCATAAACCTTGGAAGGTTGGCTCAGTTGCTGTCTCTTCGGCGCAACTATGCCTCAAAGATAAAAGCGAGTATCCAGCTATTTTCAAAACCTCTTAGTTTCGAAGGCTCTTCTTCCAAATATTCGGACGCTTAATCCTTCCTTAGCGCCTCAGTTGTCTGGTGGTTCATCGGCGGCTCGCACAAGTGGAAGCAATGCAAGCCCTGCCTCCAACGAATGAAACCTGTTCCAGAAAATATGCTGAACCCATTTTCTGATTTTGTTTAAATTTCTTAATTGAGTGCTGAATCAGCTGGAAATGCAGCATCCCACCTCCAATAATGAGCGGTCCCTATTATGATGAAACGATTCTTTTTTCTGTTTGCTACGGCCATACTTTCACAAGCCGTACTCCCTGCGGCTAGTCGCCCCAATATTCTATTTACGATCTCGGACGATCAGTCGTTTCCGCATGCGAGTGCTCATGGCACCGAGTGGGTGAATACGCCGGGTTTCGATCGGGTGGCGGAGATGGGGCTACTTTTTAACCGCGCCTACACACCGAATGCTAAGTGTGCTCCATCGCGTGCGATTATCCTTACCGGCCGATATTCTTGGGAACTAGAGGAGGCTGCGAACCACGTTCTTTTTTGGCCGGATGAGTTTAAGACTTGGATGGAAGCTATGCCCGACGCTGGATACGATACGGGGTTTACCGGCAAAGGGTGGGGGCCAGGTGATCCGGGCACTCTACACGGTAAGCCTCGGCTGCTTACGGGACCACAGTTTGTTGGCAAAACAATGACTCCTCCGGCAAATGCCATGAGTAATAAGGACTATGCGGGAAACTTTAAAATGTTCCTTGATCAACGCGATGAGGATAAGCCGTTTGCGTTTTGGTATGGGGGGCATGAGCCTCATCGTCGCTTCGAGTATGGCTCTGGAGTTGCCAAAGGTGGAAAGTCGTTAAGCGATATTGATCATGTGCCGGGTTATTGGCCGGATGACGAGATTGTCCGCAATGACATGCTAGACTACGCGTTCGAGATTGAGCATTTCGATCGTCATTTGGCGCGCATGCTCGACGAGCTAGAAAAACGTGGGCTTTTGGAAAATACAGTGGTGGTAGTGACATCCGACAACGGGATGCCTTTCCCCCGGTCGAAGGGTAACAATTATGAGATCTCTCATCATATGCCGTTAGCCGTTTCCTGGCCGAAGGGTATTAAAAACCCTGGTCGCGATGTAGATAGTCTGGTGAGTTTTGTTGATCTGGCACCTACCTTTCTGGAAGTGGCGGGAGTCACTGCCCAAACTGTCGGTATGCAAGCGGTCTCCGGGAAAAGCCTGTTTCCCATTTTTAAGAACCAGGTCCAGAGTCCGGAAGATTTTCGAGATTACCTTTTGTTTGGTAAGGAGCGTCATGATGCTGGACGCCCGAACAATGCAGGTTACCCGATTCGGGGCATTCTTCAAGGGGACTACTTGTTCTTGAGGAATTTCGAAACAAGTCGTTGGCCTTCTGGTAATCCTGAGACGGGATATATGAATACAGATGGAGGAGCGACTAAGACGTTGATCCTCGAAGGTCGCTTTGATCCAGATCGGATCCAGTGGTGGAAAACGAACTTTGGTAAACGACCTCCTGAGGAACTCTACAATATTAAAAAAGATCCTGACTGTATCCAAAACCTCGCGGTCCGAGGTGATCCATCTATCAAACGGGAGCTAGCGGCGAAACTGTATGCCGATCTGGCCAGGCAAGGTGACCGCCGCATGTTCGGTCGAGGTTATGAGTATGATAACTTTCGCTTTTCAGATCCCGTTCAGCAGAACTTCTACGAACGCTACATGGCGGGTGAGCCGATCGAGGCTCGATGGATCAATCAGTCCGATATCGCTGTGCCTCAGAGTGAGCTGATTGAAAGTGAAAAATAAGCAGAGAGGCTGCGTCGAGTTGTAGAAGGGGGGGTATCCCCCGATTGCATGGAGGTCGGTCGAATGATCTGGGGATAAAGCCTACTACAGAAAAAGGCGACCCCATTGAGGTCGCCTTTTTTAAATTAACAAATAACAGATAACGAATAACCAAAGTGCAGTTTTTAAAACTGTACCTTCAATTTCTTTGCTGTTGGCTTCAGCCCCTTCTTGGTGAAGCTGTCTGGACGATCACTTCCCGCTTTCACTGTGTATTTTCCATCTGTATACACTTTTGGAAGGAATGATTTCCCTTTGATACGAACGGTATAGAGAATCTCTTGGTTGGATTCGTCGATCACTTGGACAACGGGGTCCGGATCGTCGAACACCATTTCAGGTAAGTAGCCATGGACTTCACGTCCGTCATTTTCCTCCGTACGAATGGTGATGGGCCAACCTGGATATTGTGGTGCGTTGGGTTTGGTCACATCGCCGAAGCGTGGCCAGCACTCAAAAGTGATCGTGCGACTTGGCTTGTGGAATCGAGCGATGCCATAGCCGTCCTCGAGATTGGTTTCGCCTCCTTGGTTGGACAGCTCACGGGCCGCATTCATGTTCTTGAAGTTGGGGTTGGCGTAAGAGTGCATGGTCATGCGGTTTCCTAATCCATCCATGTAATCGCCGGTCCATTCCAGCTCGTTGTCGATGGGATCTCCACCACCTGCTTCACCGTTTTCAGGCCACCACCAGCGACCGTAGATGGTGTTGACGATGGCAGGGCCGGTAAAGCCAAAGGGTCCATCGCGGTGTTCGTCGATTCCGTGTTGTACGACAACGGCGAGATGTTGGTCACCACAGAGGTGGGGTGCCCAGGCACGTCGGATGGCTGCAAGAGCCTTGTTGCGGCCGGTTTGTGGCCAGGCATTGCTGTCTAGATCGGCCAATAAGCGTCCGGTATCAAAATTACCATGGAGGTGAACGGCACCAGTGAATGCTGTTTGAGAGAGGACTGCTTTCATTTCCACGCCTTCCCAATCCTGAGACCACTCGTTTAGAAAGTGAATCTGACGATCCCCGAGAAGCTTGAGCCCAGGAAGATCTACCGTGTTTGGATCATATCTCTTGTCATTGATATGGTCCGGGCGTGGGCCCATTTCAGGTATCTTACCTTTGGGGCCACTTTTGAATTTGCGGTCTTCAATGACTGCGAAACTAACTCCGCCTACTTTTGCGTCTGTATAGTATACCTGAATGCCTTGTTGGATCGGGGTGGGATCAAATGGATCGGGCAGGTGCCAGTTTTGCTGATCGTGGATCATCTTGATATACTCCTTGGGAAAGTAATAGCCCCCCGAACTACCATCGGTGGCGTCGGCGATAATTCCTCCTTCGCCCCAGAAATTTCCTTGGCCGATATCGTGGTCGTCAATGATCGTGATGGTCGGGCGGTCTTTGATCACGTCGCGGAACAGATAGCCAAACCAAGTCCAGCCAGCTGTGAGTTCCCGATGGTCGTAGCTCTGGTCTCCGGCAAAAAAGAGGAGGTCCGGATCCTGTGCTCGGAGGTTGGCAACAATCGAGGCACGATCTCCACGATCTCGGCTGGAGTTACATGAGAGAGATCCGACTACGATTTCATGCTTATCAATGGGATCCTTACGAATGAGGCCTTCAAATATAGCACCTCCAGAGTGGCTTACGCGATAGGGCACATCTTGGCTCCCATCCCAACCATCGATTCGAAAATGAGCATACCAGCCAGGATAATTTACCTTGGCCGTTTTGGCCGCCTTCCAGCTTCCGTTCTGCTTGAGTTCCAACGTCACTTCGCGTTCTTCCCCTGCTTGAAGAGGAAACAGTTGGGCAGTCATTTTCATGCTGCCGCCTTGTTGCGTGTAGATCGCAAAGGCAATCACATCGTCGCGCTCGACCCGGACGAACTCATCGAGAAATCCGTTTGGCTCGCGTTCCCAGATATCTTCTCTGGTCGAAGTATCGAGGTCTTTACCTCGTTCACCGGGGAAAGCGGATTTGGCGGCGACGCTGTTCCAGATGAGGAGTGCGCCAATGATCAGCATTAAGTAGTTCTTCATAGTTTTCTAGTACAGGGTAATTAGGAAGTTTAGTGCCTACAAGAGTAGGTCCTCATTCTGCAATGATTAATATTAGCATGCCCTTTAGATTTCTCCCGGATCCTCAAGGAATTGAGATTGCGGTGTGACTAATAGAGGATGTGGTTTCGCAGGTGTCCCGGAGAATCAGAATCCCCATTTCTCAACTGGGAATCCATACGAATCCTTTAAGCGTCGCATGTCTTCTGCCAACACTCCTCGTAGATAGTCTTTTTGGCTATTGCTTAATACCGATTTCTCTCGATTCCCAAGCATGGGCAGGTTGTTGATCCCACGCCTGACAGAAGCTGGGAGTAAAGTGTTTGCCGCTTTGCGGATGAACTTGAAACGGTAGGCTAGATCTTGAGCGCGTGTTGGAATCTCTGTCTTATGCACATATTCCCCCCGAAATTCAATCGGGGTATAGGGGACCTCCAGCTCTTTACAGATGTCTTCAAGCATTTCATCTGAATTGGTTTTCAGGTCCTCAAAATCCAAAAGCGTAATCTTTTTATTCGGCCAAACTTTGCGGAACTCTTCCAGTTGAACAAAATAATTTGATACGGTGTGGAAGTGTGCATCTGTGATCGTCAAGGATTGGTCGGACCAGGTTTTGCCTCTGCAAAAATTGCATTCTGACACGATTCGATCCAATGGATTGCGGAGGATATAATATAGTTTGGGATCAATCCCGTAATCACGCATCCTTCCAGCTGTACCTTTAATCCTGGGATGCATTGTATAGGTGGTCGACGCTTCCAATGCCCAAGAATGGTTGTTGGGGTCATAGTCCCACAGATCGTCGTAATTGAACTCTCCGCATTTTAATGAAAAATAATGAGGCTCTTTGTCTCCAATCGGGGAGCAAATATTGCTGGTACGCTCCAACTTATCGAAAAGTGCTGTCGCCCCACTTTTCATTGCTCCAATGATGATTAAGAACCTGTCTCTAGGAATTTTTTCCATTTGGTGATATTTGGACAGATCGGTTTGAAGTTTCCAACATCTTTGATCGGATTTTTTGTCAAACGGTCTAATTTAAAAGAAATTTTAGGACTTCGTTGTATTTGCTTCTTCTCCGCTGCGCTCCGTCTGCCGAGCCTGGAAGGCGACATGATCACAAGAAAACAACTGCCTTCGGCAGTGATGATGTCGGTTTTCAACCTCGGTACTCATGTGCCATGTGTGTACACAGAAAACCTCCCGGTCTTCCTAGATGTGGGAGGTTTTGGATCTTTCAAATGGTGGGAGATAGCAGATTGGCTCGCGTTGCTCGGTGCTTTGCACTCACTCCTCACGGAGTGCCCCTTCTCCGCTCCGCTCCGTCAAACAGCCTTCGGCAGTTCGAACCTGCTAAAGAGTACATAGAAAAGCCTCAACTTGGTGGGTGAGGCTAGTGGTCTTCGATTTTCTAAATGGTGGGAGATGGCAGATTCGAACTGCCGACCCCTTGCGTGTCATGCAAGTGCTCTAACCAACTGAGCTAATCCCCCATAGGAAAGGGCTATGAGCGAATTCAAGATCTTCTGGTTGGCAAGTCAAAAGGATCATTGGAATTTCCACCTGCGACCTCCTCGGGAGGAAGGCCAATATATACTTGGTTTTTTTCGGGCTTTCTCTAAAGCTCATTCAACATTTCATGATCCAGTTCCTTCGTATCCAAAACCTCGCACTCATGACCGAAACGTCCTTGGATATTGATCCTGGCTTTACGGTGGTCACTGGAGAAACCGGTGCAGGCAAATCGGTTCTGTTGGGAGCCTTGAGCATGTTGGCTGGAAATCGAATCGAAAAGACCATCATCAGGCAGGGCGAAACAGGCTGTGAAGTGGAGGCTGCTTTGTATTTTCCAGACTCCGAAAAGATCAACACCTTGTTGGAAGACAATGGCTTGCCTCCCTGTGAAGAGGATGTGCTGCTCTTACGCAGATCGATCAGCCGTGCGAAAATGGGCAAGGTGTTTATCAATGGGAAGCTGTGCACGCTCTCTCTGTTATCGATGCTGGGTAAACACTGGATCGACTTTCATGGTCCTGGTGAGCCTCAAAAGCTCTTTGACTGGCAAAATCAATTGGAGCTGCTCGATTGCTACGCTGGTTCAGCCATGGATTTAGCCGTGTACCAGGAGTTGTTTTCAGAATGGAAGTCGCTCCTTCGTCAGAAAGAAGAGATCCAAAATAAATCTCAGCTTTCTGATGACGAGTTGGCCTATTACCAGACTCAGATGGAGCAAATTGATGCGGTAGATATTATTACCGAGGCCGCGATTGAAGCTCTGGAAAGTGATTTTAATCTAGGGAGCCAAGCGGCCGAGTTGGTTCAGTTACTTCAGCAAGTTGAAGATGGGTTGAGTGGGGATGATGGAATTATTCCCAAGTTAGGGAGGCTGGCGATGAATTCGAATCAGATTGCCAACATCGATAAACGGACTGCGGAATTGGCTAAGCGACTCAACCAAGCCGTCGTTGAATTGGACGATATCAACGCCGAGTTCTTTCAATTACGCCGAAAAGCAGACTTCAACGAAATCGAAATTGCCGCCTTGCAAGAGCGGATGGACAAGTGGTTAGAGGTAAAACGCAAGTTTGGACCTACGGTGACGCAGGTCATGGAAAATCGCGAGCGGCTCTCCTTGAGGATAGAGATGCAAGCCGATATTGAAGGCACGATCGGCAAGCTGGATAACATGATTAAGCGCAAAGAAGAAGAACTTCTAAGAGCGGGTGCCCAGTTAACAGGTAGACGAGAGAAGGCCGCTACGAATTTGGCTAAAGAGACGGCGGTCCTGCTAGAAACGCTCGGTTTTAAGAAAGCTCGATTCGATGTGATCGTCTATCCTGAAGATGCCTTTCGTGAACACGGTAATTCGCGCTGTGAATATGTCTTTTCTGCAAATCCAGGCCAGGAAACACTGCCACTGAACAAGATTGCATCCAGTGGTGAAATTGCTCGTGTGATGTTGGCGCTGAAAACTATTTTGGCCAAGTTAGATGACACGCCTGTTCTGGTGTTTGATGAAGCCGATGCCAATGTCGGCGGAGAGATTGGCACGGTTGTAGGTGATCGATTGGCAGAACTCTCTGGAAGTCATCAAGTATTCTGTGTGACCCACCTTCCCCAAGTGGCTGCCAAAGGTAAGCAACATTTTCTAGTGGAAAAGACCGCTACCGATGACGAGACCAAGGTCTCGATTGACGCCATCCATGAAGATGAAGCGGTTCGTTTGAAGGAGCTTGCTCGTATGTTAGGCAGCAGCCGTTCCAAGGTCGCACAAACGCACGCACGCGAGTTGCTGGGCGTGACTTGACCTGGTCAACTCCTCTCTCAAGGATCCTAGAATGATCCGTATCGTTTGTCTTCTTCTTTGTCTCCTCATTCTAAACCCTTTATCTGGTCAGCGCCGTAGCCGATTGCCGGCGCACATCGCGAAACCCAATATGGGGGATACGGTTAAACTCAACGTCTACGCAGACAATTGGTTTAAATTATATATTAATGGGAAGCTGATTGCGACCGACTCCATTGAGTTTATGCCTCACAATGTAGTATCTGTTGATGTGCTACCTCAATTCCCTATGACGATTGCGGTGATGGCGCGGGACAATGCCGATGCGGTTACCGGAAAAGAATACGAGCATGTCATGATCGGAGATGGTGGTTTTATAATGAAGCTGGGTGACGATGTCGTCAGTGATGCCAGTTGGAAAGCCAAGTGCTATTTCTTCGGTCCGATGGAAGGTGAAGATCCTGTGGTTAAGCATATTCCTATTCCTGAAGATTGGATGTCTGTTGAATTTGATGACAGTGATTGGCGTTCTGTGACTATCTATGAAGAGGCGACGGTTCGCCCACCCCAGGTGTTTCGCGACTATGATTTTGAAGGAGCCGAGTTTGTTTGGACGAGCGATCTGGACCTTCACAATACGATCATTTTTCGTGCAACTATTGAGAAGCCCGGCTGGAAAGCTCGATGGAATACAGGAACGCCAGCGCTGCGGATAGAAGATTTAGAACGGGGCGAGTGACGAGGGGCACGGGGTGAATGTAAATCTTTATCTTACTCGTCCTCGTCCTTAAAAATATTGGGACATCCACAGTCTCACGACCGTGGCTACATTTTGCAGTGAGCTAGGGCCATTGCTTCCAGCAATGCGGTTAATTGAGTGGGAGGAGGAGAACGAGGAAGAAGAGGATCCTCTTTAACTCTTAGGTGTTAAAACGAAAGAGCGCTACATCCCCGTCTGCAAAGATATACTCCTTGCCCTCGAGTCGGTAGCGACCGGCTTCGCGAGCCGCTTGAGTGCTTCCGGCTTTAGTCAAATCTTCGTAGGATACTACTTCAGCTTTAATGAAACCTTTCTCGAAATCGGTGTGGATGGCTGCTGCAGCTTGAGGAGCTTTTGTATTTTCCGTAATCGTCCATGCGCGGACTTCCTGTTCACCGGCTGTGAAGTAAGTCATGAGACCGAGCAGGGAGTAGGCTGATTTAATTAATCCGGATACACCCGAATCGCTGACTCCAAAGTCGGCCAGGAATTCTTTGGCCTCCTCTTCGCTCAAGTCGATGAGCTCGGATTCTAACCGCGCACTTATACATACACACTCTGCACCGTGATGTTCAGCTGCGTATTGCTTTACTTGGCCCACATAGGGATTGGCTTCTGGATCAAGCAAATCGTCTTCTGCAACATTGGCAGCAAATAGTGTAGGCTTGGAGGAAAGTAGGAAGAAGTTCCTCAGGAGGGCCTTTTCGTCATCCGTCATTTCCAGGGTCAGGGCGGGCTTTCCTTCGTTGAGGTGAGGGAGTAGCTTGTCGATCAATTCCACTTCGGCGGCGGCTTCTTTGTCACCTCCCCGGGCTAGCTTTACTGACTTGTGGTGTTTCCGCT
This genomic stretch from Opitutia bacterium ISCC 52 harbors:
- a CDS encoding sulfatase; this encodes MKRFFFLFATAILSQAVLPAASRPNILFTISDDQSFPHASAHGTEWVNTPGFDRVAEMGLLFNRAYTPNAKCAPSRAIILTGRYSWELEEAANHVLFWPDEFKTWMEAMPDAGYDTGFTGKGWGPGDPGTLHGKPRLLTGPQFVGKTMTPPANAMSNKDYAGNFKMFLDQRDEDKPFAFWYGGHEPHRRFEYGSGVAKGGKSLSDIDHVPGYWPDDEIVRNDMLDYAFEIEHFDRHLARMLDELEKRGLLENTVVVVTSDNGMPFPRSKGNNYEISHHMPLAVSWPKGIKNPGRDVDSLVSFVDLAPTFLEVAGVTAQTVGMQAVSGKSLFPIFKNQVQSPEDFRDYLLFGKERHDAGRPNNAGYPIRGILQGDYLFLRNFETSRWPSGNPETGYMNTDGGATKTLILEGRFDPDRIQWWKTNFGKRPPEELYNIKKDPDCIQNLAVRGDPSIKRELAAKLYADLARQGDRRMFGRGYEYDNFRFSDPVQQNFYERYMAGEPIEARWINQSDIAVPQSELIESEK
- a CDS encoding sulfatase is translated as MKAIMVMFDTLNRHFLPNYGCDWTHAPNFQRLGEKSVTFDNAWVGSMPCMPARRDMHTGRPGFLHRSWGPIEPFDDSVPEILKNNGVHTHLVTDHYHYFEEGGATYHTRYNTWEFIRGQEWDPWKGEVKDPDLPELHQDLERQKNRQNWVNRKHMDTPEKQSINHTFNHGLDFIRTNADQDNWFLQIETFDPHEPYFTHEKHKSLYPHEYEGGEYDWPEYRPVNEADRDAVEHVRYEYAADLSMCDEHLGRILDTMDELNLWEDTMLIVCTDHGFLLSEHDWWGKNRMPLYNEIAHIPLWVWDPRSGKKNERRQSLVQLIDFAPTLLEYFDLPATSTMTGQSIAKTVADDQPIRDTALFGIFGGQVNITDGRWLYMRGPVTPDNTPLYQYTLMPTHLPHTFDVDELQDIQLQEPFPFTKGCRTMKIASGPVHQSIQHEFGTLLFDLENDYEQKSPVDDPEAESSMVDLLVREMERLDAPPEQFERLGLE
- a CDS encoding transmembrane 220 family protein, which gives rise to MKILNWILCFLFLLSAVLQYNDPDPLLWMIMWGAAGVACLLYGIGKLPKWLPILVGGVGLVWGLALIPGIIRTAGDIRWNEVFMQASMSNITVEWVREMGGVFIIALWMGVLILKSRKTT
- a CDS encoding sulfotransferase domain-containing protein: MEKIPRDRFLIIIGAMKSGATALFDKLERTSNICSPIGDKEPHYFSLKCGEFNYDDLWDYDPNNHSWALEASTTYTMHPRIKGTAGRMRDYGIDPKLYYILRNPLDRIVSECNFCRGKTWSDQSLTITDAHFHTVSNYFVQLEEFRKVWPNKKITLLDFEDLKTNSDEMLEDICKELEVPYTPIEFRGEYVHKTEIPTRAQDLAYRFKFIRKAANTLLPASVRRGINNLPMLGNREKSVLSNSQKDYLRGVLAEDMRRLKDSYGFPVEKWGF
- a CDS encoding glycosyltransferase family 2 protein, translated to MIISIIICCYNSRDRIAPTLAHVRALKVPDNVRCELVIVNNASTDDTAEIVKSFRNAIRSEVLDVIILEEARPGLNHARETGISCSSGEYVVLCDDDNWLDHHYITHVVEFFGSHEEAGIVGGKNHAEFESEPPKWFNEVRNNFAVGQFGEAILDITDLRGFVWGAGMAFRRTVYEDLKKMGHQMLTSDRSGKSLSSGGDSEFCFAARLLGYRIYYHPDLQLKHYISKERLAFSYIQKLSFSFGRATPMLDCYKKKYHEQPETVRPSLWISEVKRQVQFWRIRKRDS
- a CDS encoding sulfotransferase family protein; its protein translation is MSDFQNQILPEHFQELKIIALTRNPWDHFVSLYNYARMDISHHHNNINPEKSAYGIHEDYEILKDASINECAHLLDEGALKHSYPNTQWNPQSEWLKDNTGKLVEMYFLGRVESIHENLSKLKDLVNSIEPLPHINRSQKVDYRDILDQETKELITTYYAEDIENFKYSY
- a CDS encoding DNA repair protein RecN codes for the protein MIQFLRIQNLALMTETSLDIDPGFTVVTGETGAGKSVLLGALSMLAGNRIEKTIIRQGETGCEVEAALYFPDSEKINTLLEDNGLPPCEEDVLLLRRSISRAKMGKVFINGKLCTLSLLSMLGKHWIDFHGPGEPQKLFDWQNQLELLDCYAGSAMDLAVYQELFSEWKSLLRQKEEIQNKSQLSDDELAYYQTQMEQIDAVDIITEAAIEALESDFNLGSQAAELVQLLQQVEDGLSGDDGIIPKLGRLAMNSNQIANIDKRTAELAKRLNQAVVELDDINAEFFQLRRKADFNEIEIAALQERMDKWLEVKRKFGPTVTQVMENRERLSLRIEMQADIEGTIGKLDNMIKRKEEELLRAGAQLTGRREKAATNLAKETAVLLETLGFKKARFDVIVYPEDAFREHGNSRCEYVFSANPGQETLPLNKIASSGEIARVMLALKTILAKLDDTPVLVFDEADANVGGEIGTVVGDRLAELSGSHQVFCVTHLPQVAAKGKQHFLVEKTATDDETKVSIDAIHEDEAVRLKELARMLGSSRSKVAQTHARELLGVT